One genomic region from Dehalobacter restrictus DSM 9455 encodes:
- a CDS encoding HD domain-containing protein: protein MNKVFAAIDIAANAHKSQFRKGTNTPYITHPYAVGMILQKEGCAEDIVVAGILHDTVEDTIINLEYLRNKFGNKVALIVEGCSEPDKSLPWEERKEHTIEYLKTAIPVIKAVACADKLHNVLTMLEDYQKEGEKLWTRFNRGREKQEWYYRNLVQSFMHPPVDDDFKKLYLTFAKAVSDLFDPKPDNISFI, encoded by the coding sequence ATGAACAAAGTATTCGCCGCAATAGACATCGCAGCAAATGCCCATAAGAGTCAGTTCAGGAAAGGGACCAATACGCCCTATATTACACACCCGTATGCAGTTGGGATGATCCTGCAGAAAGAAGGATGTGCGGAAGACATTGTTGTTGCTGGCATCCTGCATGATACCGTTGAGGATACCATCATTAATCTGGAATATCTCCGCAATAAATTTGGCAACAAGGTTGCCCTGATCGTAGAAGGGTGTTCAGAACCGGATAAATCGCTGCCGTGGGAAGAACGCAAAGAACATACCATTGAATACCTGAAAACGGCGATACCGGTGATCAAGGCCGTAGCCTGCGCCGACAAGCTGCATAATGTTCTGACGATGCTGGAAGACTATCAAAAAGAAGGCGAGAAGCTTTGGACGCGGTTTAACCGGGGCAGAGAGAAGCAGGAATGGTATTACCGTAATCTCGTGCAAAGCTTTATGCATCCTCCGGTGGATGATGATTTTAAGAAGCTTTATCTTACATTTGCTAAAGCCGTCAGCGATCTTTTCGATCCCAAACCGGACAATATATCTTTTATTTGA